Proteins encoded together in one Triticum dicoccoides isolate Atlit2015 ecotype Zavitan chromosome 7B, WEW_v2.0, whole genome shotgun sequence window:
- the LOC119339404 gene encoding uncharacterized protein LOC119339404 — MEKDAMLVCMVLGFLGSVASVEYNGTNCVYRSPPATGLGILGVFLVFINQVIIAAYSSGWWLCLCCCCHCWTKHRRQVPTPSKQHRHHPSSVILSIFSWVLTIVAMAMFIVGVPESCTGAPSSSSSAPRTSRAPSILVTGFVGTAITLGCFSGTAIIAKRRDYLYLGGPPSSGMSILRHEIVYYLKNAGDKKRTRRS, encoded by the exons ATGGAGAAAGACGCGATGCTGGTGTGCATGGTCCTAGGCTTTCTCGGCTCCGTCGCG TCCGTGGAGTACAATGGAACGAACTGCGTGTATCGGAGCCCGCCGGCGACGGGTCTCGGCATCCTGGGGGTGTTCCTGGTGTTCATCAACCAGGTCATCATCGCCGCCTACTCCAGTGGCTGGTGGCTCTGCCTGTGTTGCTGCTGCCACTGTTGGACCAAGCACCGCCGGCAGGTGCCAACACCGTCCAAGCAGCACAGGCACCATCCAAGCAGCGTCATCCTCTCCATCTTCTCCTG GGTCCTGACGATCGTGGCGATGGCGATGTTCATTGTCGGCGTGCCGGAGAGCTGCACTGGCGCTCCTTCCTCGTCAAGCTCGGCGCCGAGAACCTCAAGGGCGCCAAG CATCCTCGTGACAGGGTTTGTCGGAACCGCCATCACCTTAGGGTGCTTCTCCGGCACCGCCATCATCGCTAAGCGCAGGGACTACCTGTACCTCGGTGGCCCGCCCTCTTCTGGCATGTCGATCCTTCGACATGAAATTGTATACTAT CTCAAGAATGCAGGTGACAAGAAGAGGACGAGGAGGTCCTGA